In the Agrobacterium vitis genome, ACACCCCGCGGACGTTTGCGTGTCGAAATGTCCGGCGCCTTTTCCGACTGGATTGTCGTGCCGTCGCTCTGCGACTTTCATCAGAAATTTCCAGATATGCACATCGATCTCGGCGTCAGCGACCGGATGGTCGATTATCTTGCCGAAAACGTCGATTGCGCCTTGCGGGCCGGGACGCCGTCCGATCAGTCACTGATCGCCAGACGGGTTTGCGACGTCGAAATGATCACCTGCGTCGCACCCCGATATATCGAAAAATTCGGCATCCCGGCCCATCCGCGCGAGCTGGAAAACCACCACTATTGCGTGAACTATTTCAGCAGCAACAATAGCCGGAAAATGCCCTTCAAGTTCAAAAAAGACAAGGAAGAGTTGGAGATCAGCGCCCGCTACATCGTTTCTGTCAACGATAGCCGCACCTACATGACCTGCGCCCAGAACGGCCTCGGTATTGCGCCAATTCCCCGGTTCATGGCCGCCAGCCTCCTTGCATCGGGCGAATTGGTGCAGGTGCTGGCGGATTGGAGGCGTGAGCCGCTTCCTCTCTATATCGTCTATCCGCCGAACCGGCATTTGAGCAACAAGGTCCGGGTCTTCGTTGATTGGCTGGTAAAACTTCTGCTCGAAGCCAGACTCAATGAGGGCTGAAACAACGACGTCATAGACCCCACAACCCTTTGAAAAGGAAACTATACAAAATCTATCGATATGATAATATCGTTTATTGCCCACCTGTTTGGCGGGTTCCGGCTCTCGTGAATCGGGAAGAGACGTCACTAGAGCGTTTCTGCTCTACATGTAATCGCAGTAACGCTCTAACTCTTTGTTTTTACGCATTTCCGAACGGAAAACCGGTCTCCACTTTTCCTGGAAATGCTCTGGTCCTGAATTTCGAAATCGAGACAAAAGGGAGATGCCGTCATGGGAACATTCTCGCCCGTTTTCGACCGACTGGCTAGACCAGTTGCCTTCATCAAAGCCGAAGACGAAGCCCTTGGCTGTGCGCATCTCCTGGCCGAAAGTGCAGTGTCGGCAGATGACGGGTCCTATGAAAAAGCAATCCTCGACCATCTGCTCAGGTCGGGGCTTCTCGGCATTTCCGTCTCGACCGATTATGGCGGGATCGACGTTTCGAATGTGTTGTTATCGACCATTTGCTGTGTTTTGGCAAAGGCTTGTCCCACATTGGGGGCCATGCTTGCGGGCCATTATAGTGCATTGGAGCTGTTGCGCAGCCATGGCAGCGAAGCGCAGAAATCCTATTTCTTTGCTGCCGCACTGGCAGGCATGCGTCTGGCACGCGTCAAAGCACCGTCTGCGGCAAGCCTGAAAGACAGGGGCCTGCACCTTTCCTATAACGGACTTGGCTGGTCATTGAATGGCACCGGCATGGCGTCACCGAACGCTACTTCTGCCGATTGGATCATGGTTTCCGTCCATGACCAGGTTGAAGAGCCAGCTCATCTGTTTTTTCCTGGGGGAACGGCGACGATGACGCCGATTGCCAATTCCCTTTCAGACAAAAGCCAGCCGGATCGAGGTGAGCCCGTGCTGTTTCGCGACCAGAGAGGCGAAAAGGACGCGCAATTGCAGACCCGTCGTCCGGCACAGGGGCCGGATGTGCCTCAGGCCATGGAGCTGCTTTTGCAGGCAGCGGTGGAACTGGGGAGAGGCAAAGCTGCATTCAGCCAATTGTTCGGAAGCCCGGTATTGGCCCCCTCTCATCTGCCTGATGACACGTTCGAACCCGATTTTGACCCATCAAAAACCGGCGCCATCGCCGATGCCGCCCTGCGATTGGCAACAGCCGAAGCCGTAATCGAGAAAGCCGCCAGCGCCATCGATGCCGCCCAGATCGGCACACAGGACCGTCATCGACATACCGCCTTCCTGATCGCATCGGCAGCCAATGCAGCCGCCGTAGAAGCCGCGACAATCGCTCAGTCGGTCGCAGCGGACCCACGCTTTGCACATGCAACCACGCCTCTCGGCGGCGTCGAGTTCCAAAGTGCTGAAGCCGCTATCATCGTTTCGCTTTTGCGCAAGGGCACACTTGGCTTGAGCGGTTTTTCAGATGATGATTCCAACGGATAACTTGCCGATGAATGCTGCCAGCAGTTTGCGTTAGAGCATTTCCGGACGCAACCCCGCTGCGCATTTTTGCTGAAAATGCTCTCGGAAAAGTGGACTCCGGTTTTCGTGAAAAGACAACTGAAACCTAGAGAAGTGAGAGCCCATCTACTTTCAGTCCAAATCTGATAGGCTCTCCCGTTTATAGCACATTATGTCGGCAGCATGTCGGCCTTGAAAGGTTTACGGGTCAAGGAATGCAAAAGACCGCCATTTTTTAGAATTTTCTTCTCATAATTTAATCTATTGAAATTATGGATTACTTTGACAAAAGAGCCGTGAGATTCCATTTTGACCGGCAGGAAAAGACAGCCAATTGGAGATTGCTCATGACGATCCTCACCATGCCGCGCAAGGACGCCAACGCTACGCCTTATCCGCAGCCGTCCGTCGATCCGGGTCTGCTGAAATCGGCCATGCGCCACGTCAGCGGCCAGGTTTCGGTGATCACGGCGGGCCAGGGGCCAGAGCGCACTGGTGCAACCGTGACCTCCGCCACCGCTTTGTCGGTCGATCCTCCAACGGTTATCGTCAATATCAACCGGACCTCTTCCAGCTATCCGGTGATCCGGAAATACGGTCATTTCGGCCTCAACATCCTTGCGAGCCATGACGAGCCTGTCGCCAATCGTTTTGCCGGCGTTGGGGGGCTGAAGGGAGAGGCCCGCTATGACGGGTCAAATTGGCTGGTCGGGCCGAGCGGCGCATCGCTGCTGGTCGGCGCGCTCGCCGCAATCGACTGCGAAGTGGAAGAGATCATCGACCGCCATAGCCATGGAATCATCATTGGCCGGGTCATTTCGATCCAGCTCGGCGAAGGCAGCCCGCTCGCCTACCAGAACGGCCGTTACGGCAATTTCACACCGATTTTGGGCTGACTTTGCGGCCAAGACAAAAAATCAGCCTGCCGGATTATTCAGATCCGGCAGGCTGATTTCTGTATTCGACGGACATGTTTCATACTAGAGGTCTGCCGTAGCGCTTTACATCTGCTGCATAATTTTAGCCATAAATCCAAGCCGATTTAAGGAATTATGCAGTAGCGCGCTTTT is a window encoding:
- a CDS encoding LysR family transcriptional regulator translates to MDQLSAMRAFIRVVETGNFTRAAERLDMPKATVTNLIQGLEAHLQTKLLNRTTRRVMVTTDGALYYERAVQIVSELAELDESLSNAQSTPRGRLRVEMSGAFSDWIVVPSLCDFHQKFPDMHIDLGVSDRMVDYLAENVDCALRAGTPSDQSLIARRVCDVEMITCVAPRYIEKFGIPAHPRELENHHYCVNYFSSNNSRKMPFKFKKDKEELEISARYIVSVNDSRTYMTCAQNGLGIAPIPRFMAASLLASGELVQVLADWRREPLPLYIVYPPNRHLSNKVRVFVDWLVKLLLEARLNEG
- a CDS encoding acyl-CoA dehydrogenase family protein — protein: MGTFSPVFDRLARPVAFIKAEDEALGCAHLLAESAVSADDGSYEKAILDHLLRSGLLGISVSTDYGGIDVSNVLLSTICCVLAKACPTLGAMLAGHYSALELLRSHGSEAQKSYFFAAALAGMRLARVKAPSAASLKDRGLHLSYNGLGWSLNGTGMASPNATSADWIMVSVHDQVEEPAHLFFPGGTATMTPIANSLSDKSQPDRGEPVLFRDQRGEKDAQLQTRRPAQGPDVPQAMELLLQAAVELGRGKAAFSQLFGSPVLAPSHLPDDTFEPDFDPSKTGAIADAALRLATAEAVIEKAASAIDAAQIGTQDRHRHTAFLIASAANAAAVEAATIAQSVAADPRFAHATTPLGGVEFQSAEAAIIVSLLRKGTLGLSGFSDDDSNG
- a CDS encoding flavin reductase family protein — translated: MTILTMPRKDANATPYPQPSVDPGLLKSAMRHVSGQVSVITAGQGPERTGATVTSATALSVDPPTVIVNINRTSSSYPVIRKYGHFGLNILASHDEPVANRFAGVGGLKGEARYDGSNWLVGPSGASLLVGALAAIDCEVEEIIDRHSHGIIIGRVISIQLGEGSPLAYQNGRYGNFTPILG